TCATCTTTTGGCGTTAAAAGGCATTCGCTGGGAGTCGGAGGAAGCGGTCCGCTATGCCGACGAGCTGTATGAAACGATCGCGTATTTGGCGATTCAAGCGAGCATGGAGCTCGCCAAAGAGAAAGGGAGCTACCCGGCGTTTCCGGGGTCGGACTGGCAGACGGGCGCTTATTTTGAGCGGCGCGGCTACGAAAGCCACGGTGAACTCGATTGGGATCGGCTGAAGCAAGATGTGGCCCGCTACGGGATGCGCAACGGCTATATCATGGCCATCGCCCCGAACGCATCGACGTCGATCATCGCTGGCAGCACGGCGAGCATTGATCCCATTTTCTTAAAAGTATACGCCGAGGAAAAGAAAGATTATAAGATTCCCGTTACGGTGCCGGATTTAAACGAACAGACGACATGGTATTACAAATCGGCGTACCATATCGACCAACGTTGGAGCATCAAGCAAAACGCCGCCCGCCAGCGCCATATCGACCAAGCCATCTCCTTTAACTTCTACGTCATGAACACGATTAAGGCAAAAGAGCTGCTCGATTTGCATTTGACGGCGTGGAAGTCGGGGTTGAAAACGACGTATTACGTGCGTTCGACATCGGGGACGATCGACGAGTGCGATTCTTGTGCGAGCTGACCATGGGGCGCAACAAACGCCTTTGGTCGGGCTTTCCCTTCCTTGTGCGGGAGGGGCGTCCGAGGTTGGCCGCGCACATGATACTAGAAAACGAAAGGAAGGAATGGACGATGACGATCGGCTTAGTCAAACGACCGATTATGGATCCGGAGGCGCCGAACCGTTCGACGGGCATCATCAACGGCCGCTGCTCGAATGTGTTGAACTGGGACGATATTGCCTACCCATGGGCGTATGCGAAATATAAGCGAATGCTCGCCAACTTTTGGACGCCGTTTGAAATCAATATGGCGCAAGATGTGAAGCAGTTTCCGCAGCTGACCGACCGCGAGCAGGATGCGTTTTTGAAAATCATTGGACTCTTGGCGCTGCTTGACAGCATCCAAACCGACTACGCCGGACGTGTCGCTGATTACATTACGGACCCGAGCATCAATGCGCTCATGATCATGCTCGCCCAGCAGGAAGTCATTCACAACCATTCCTATTCGTACGTGCTCTCGAGCCTTGTGCCGAAAGCGAAGCAAGATGAAGTATTCGACTTTTGGCGGAACGAACCGACGCTGCGCAAGCGGAACGATTTTGTGACGAACGGCTACAAGGCGTTTGCGGAAGAGCCGAATGTGGAAAACTTGTTGCGCTCCATCGTTTTTGACGTCATTTTAGAAGGACTGTTTTTCTACTCAGGGTTTGCGTTCTTCTACAACCTTGCGCGCCAGCAAAAAATGGTGGCGACGAGCACGATGATCAATTACATCAACCGCGACGAGCACATTCATGTTGATTTGTTTGCGAAAATTTTCAAAGAAGTGTTGAACGAATACCCGGAGTATCGGACGCCGGAGCTTTCCGATTTTGTCCGTGAAACGTTTACGAAAGCGGCTGAGCTGGAAATCGAATGGGCCGGGGAAATCATCGGGAATGACATCGATGGCATCGACTTGGCTGATTTGGAAGCGTACATTAAGTTTTACGCCAACGTCCGCGCTCATCAGCTCGGTTTTGACCGCCCGTTTGACGGCTATCGGACGAACCCGCTCCGCTGGATTAAAGCGTATGAAGAAGTTGACCTCGGCAAATCAGACTTCTTCGAGCAAAAACCGCGCCAATATACGAAAGTGCAAGTGGACAACGGATTTGATGAGTTATAAATGAGAGAAGCCACGTTTGACAACGGTCAGCGTGGCTTTTTTGTCAGGCAAGGCCGTTCGCCTTTTGCTTGACTTGCCGTTTTTTGACCTACATTTCGCACCCTGAATAAAAATTCAAAGTAAGCCTGATTTTAACGAATAAAAATTAGTTATTTTACAATATTTGGAAAAACATTTATTTTTATGTGAATATTGAGATTGTTTTTTGTATATTATGCAAAGGTTGCGAAATATGAGTTTTGAACGAACAGCAGCGGGCGTTTTAGCAGGACAGATGATGCCAAGCAGTCTTGAAATGTGAGCGAACGATGTATCATTCAATGGGGATGGGACTTGGTGTTGCTGGCGCGCACAGTAGCCCACCTGATTCAAGGGTGAGCTGCTTCCGTTCAGAGCAGACATGGTTTGTGGCGATATCTCGTTTCCTGTTTACGGGAAATGACGACATTAAAGCAACTGTTCAAATGATATCTCCGAGCCACTTTTGGGCGTGCTGACGGCTGACGAGTTCGTCGAGCTGGCGGATTTTTTTCCATGCTAAGTCGTCGCTGATCGTTCGATAATGGTGGCGGCCGCCGGGCTCCTCGTCGGCTTCGTCGGCCCATTTGACGATGGCTTGGAGCGGCGTTCGTTTCCATTCTCCGTCTGGAAGGTAGGAATCGGTATGAAGCAAAATCGCCAGGGCAATTTCCTTAGCGTTTTGCGGATGTTCGCCCAGGCGGATCAGTAGCTTATGGGCGCGTTCGGCCCCTTTGATGGCGTGGATGTCGTTTTGCCGGTATTGTTCGTAGTCCCAACGGCCGTTTTTGTACCATGTGTAATGGCCGATATCATGAAGCAGTGCGGCTTTTGTCGCCAAGTCGACGTTCACTCCGTGGCGGAGGGCAAGGTGGTAGGCATGGTACGCCGCGGTGATGGCATGGGCGAGGCCGGATCGTTTTAAATATTTTTGCGCAATCGGATGGGCAAAGACGTCGGTTAAGGTGACCGTTCTCATAGGCATCCCCTCCGTTTTTTGTATTTCTCATCATCATACCATGGCGTAAAGAGTCAGGCAATGAGAGAAAGTAGGTGGGAGCGGTTGCATGGGAAAAAATAAGCCGATCGTGCTAAAATAGCGCTCGGCTTATTGGATTTGTGTTTGGCAGGCAAGCCGTTTGGCTGGTTGATCCGTTTTTTCGCGCTCGCGCCGCGTTTTCGGAGCGAGAAGGTGAGCGCCGGCGAGAACGGTGACCATGCAACGGCCACACGTTCCTTTTTTGCATTTGTGATCGAGCAGAACACCTTGTCCTAGGGCGGCGTCAAGAAGCGAAACGCCGGGGGCTGGCTGCACGGTGAACGTTTTCCCTTTTTGTTCGATTTGAATGACAGACGGCCGCACGGCGGACGGCCCATCGGGCTTAGGCGGCGCGGCAGAAATGGAGCGCTCCGATGGCCGGACGGCAGGCTTCAGTGAGCCGACCGTGAATGTTTTACCCATTTTTTTACACATCTCCTTTAAATTACATGGTTAGTTTGAAAATGAATCTCATTTACATCCGAATGAATGATTGGTATCATAATAGTAAAAGGAATTGCGAAAACGCCATCTTGGCTAGGGACAAGGGGGAGACACCATGGGCATTCCGATGAACGGACTGCGCGATATGAAAGCGATTTTGGCCAACGAGCGAAAAGTCGGCGGCGCGGTGGAAGCGGCGCTTCTCCGCCTCCGTTCCGGCGAAGAATATCGAAACGTCTGCATCGTTCATATCGATCAACTAGGCGCCCAATACTATTCGGTCGGTTTTGTGACCGAACAAGGGGAACGGCTCATCGTCAACGTTCATGACATCAGCGTCATCTCTGCGCCTGAACATAAAAAAATTCGTGAGCTGAACAACGCCGCTTATAAACGGGAAGCCATCAACAACAAGCGGCGCTATTTAAAACGCCTCTTTGAGATTTATGAAGGCAGTTATACCGTTCATTTTTGGCGGGAAGCGAAAATGATTATCGATGACATCGGTGTTGAGGCGCTCAGCCCCGAATTGTCGCTGCTCGTCTCCAACGTTCAAGGACAAACGGCCCGCACCGCTTAATGGGAAAATCAAGAAACCGCCCGGCGATCTCCCCTATCGTCCGGGCGCGTCTTCGTTAAAGGGAATTTGCTGTGCCTCGTTTTCATGGCGCGGATCGCTGGCCATATGCCGTTCTTGCTGTTTGATGGCAAGGGAAGCCCGCGTGCCGCTTCTCCGGATTAGGCGCTGCTCATGCTGACTCGTTCGGATCCTCGAGCGTGCAGATGGCGCTTGGACGTTTGATGCGCGGTACGACGGACTCATAGACGCGGAATAGGTAGTTCATATTTTCTGTGTCTAAAAACGCAGTTTGCATGTCGGCCGCGACAGCGAGGTCGATGTTTTGCCGCCCTGTGTCAATGACGACCCCGCGTTTGCCTTTAATGACCGGAGTTTGGTAAATGCCGGCGGTCATCAGCTCGCGGATGTGCTCAATTTCAAGCACGTGCGTTCCTTCATGGACGCGGTGGATCAACGCATACAATTCCGGCGACAAGACGAGCGCGTATGGGCCGGTATGGCCGAGCTGAAGCAGCTTGTTGCGTGCTTCGACGACGTCAGTAAAGGCGTTGCCCGATTTCATCCAATCGCTGCGAATGTGGGCGATTTTTCCTTTGACGTTCATAATGCCCGGCACATCAAATTCAGTTGAACCATTGAAAATCAAATCGTCCTCGAGCAGCGCGCACTGCTGGGCGGCGTTGGCGGCGGCGGAAAAGTCGATCGGGCTGCCGAGCTGTTTCGCCTGTTCAATGTCACGCCAGTACAAAATAAAGTCTTTATACAAAAGCGGGATCGTTAAATGCACGCGGCGCGCCGGCTCGGAAAGGCTCAGCTCTTTGCCGTGGAAGCTCATGTCCCCCTGTTCCGGGTTCATATAAATATCGTTGGCGACCGACTGGACACCTTCGCCGAGCGGACCGTACAAATCGATAAATCGGCGGCCGACGAGCTGGCGCCGCGCCGTTTCAATGACCAGTTCGTCAAGCTCGCCCCATTGGCTGCTTGTGAGCGGGGCTTCTGGATACAGCTTCGTTTTATCCATGTTTACTCTCCTTTCTTATCCGTGTTTTAAGCTGCCGACTGTCAGCTGCCGTCTTGTTCCGATCGATGGGCGGACAGGCGCCGGGTCGGAAGGCGGGACGGCGTACTGCGCCAGTTTCAAATGGTCTTTTTGATGCTCTTTTTCGTCAGTCGGCACCGAAGCGGCGAGGGAAACCGGCGCGTCCAGCGCGCGATTGAGCGTTTCGAGAGCGGCTTTCATCCGCTGGTAGTCCGCAGCGGTCATGTCGCGCAGTGCCGTAATGGGTGGTTCATGTTCCGTCCCTTTATAGTGGAAGAGGGACAAATCGAGATGCTCCAAAAAGTTGTGCAAGCCGAATTTTTCAAGGCTGATGTCTTGCAACAGGCGCAAAAAGTCGCCGTTTTCCCGCGATAAGAATGCTTCGTCCGCCAATGCCTCCTCCAACTTTGGAAGCAAGGCGGTCAAACGGTCAAACCGGTGTTCCTCTTCTTCGTAAATATGATGCCAATACAGCCGTTCATGGTCGTCCGCGGCCTTTTCAATCGTCGGCTCTAAAATCGCTTGAAACTGGCTGAGCGCCTCTTTCGACCGGCCGAGAATGGCGCTGACTTCCGCTAACGTGTCGTACAATGGACTCCCTCCTACACTATGATTGATTGTTATCATCTTTTCCATATTGAAAGAGGCATAAACATCTCGTCTTCCTTCGAACGTCACCTTTTCTCCTGGTCCGGAATAAAACAGAATAAGGAACATTGCCCACTTGATATGCGACGCGATTCCAGCGATAATGGAAACGATGTGGAATGAATGCCGCCAAGCGGCACGGAAGAAGTAAAGAAGGTGACAGAACGATGGAACATGCGGAACAGATTTATCAAAGACTCGTAGAGATTTGTGGAGAAAGAAATGTCCTTCGCGATGAGCCGATGAAAAACCATACATTGGTGCGGATCGGCGGCAAGGCCGATTTTCTCGTCTGGCCGGAGACGTACGAGCAGGTCATTGAGGTGTTGCGGCTGAAAGAAGAGTACGGCCTGCCGTTTACGCTTCTTGGCAACGGTTCGAACGTCATCATCCGCGATGGCGGGCTGCGCGGCATTGTCATGCAGCTGAAGCATTTGAACCGCATTTGGCGTGAAGGAAACAACGTGATCGCACAAAGCGGGGCGGATATTAAAGCGGTGTCGCGGTTTGCGTTGGAACAGCACCTCACCGGGTTGGAGTTTGCCTGCGGCATTCCGGGATCGGTCGGCGGGGCGATTATGATGAACGCCGGAGCGTACGGCGGTGAAGTGAAAGATGTGCTTGACCATGTCAAAGTGGCGACGCTCGCCGGTGAGTTGAAAACGCTGAAAAATGAGGAGCTGGAGCTTGGCTATCGAACAAGCTTGATCAGCCGGACGCATGATATTGTGCTTGAAGTGGTCTTTGCGCTCCGGCCGGGAGACTATGCGCAAATCAAGGCGAAAATGGATGATTTAACCTTTCAGCGCGAATCGAAACAACCGCTTGAGTATCCGTCGGTCGGAAGCGTGTTTAAGCGTCCGCCGGGCTATTTTGCCGGCAAGCTCATCCAAGACAGCGGCCTTCAGGGAAAAGGATTCGGCGGTGCGGAAGTGTCGACGAAGCATGCAGGATTCATTATTAACAAAAACAATGCGACCGCTGCCGATTACATTGCGACGATCGAAATGGTGCGCAAAACAGTGAAAGAAAAATTCGGGGTCGATCTGGAGTTGGAAGTCAAAATTATTGGCGAGGAATGACAGAGGATCTGAATCCGGTTTGCGGGTTCGGATTTTTCTCATTTCGACGAGAGGAAAAATGAAACAAACCGCAAATAGGTAAGAAAAGGGGTTATGAATGGGGGAAGAGGATGAACCTTTATTTCATTATCAATCCAGCCGCCAAAAACGGCCGGTCCGTGTCCATTTGGAAGCAGCTGCAACCGCTGCTGGATCGGGAAGGAATCGCCTATCAGGCATATTGGACGAGCCGAAAGGGAGAAGGAAAGGAAATCGCCCGACGAATCGGCGAGGAAAGCGTCGAGCCGACGGTGATTGCGGCGGTCGGGGGCGATGGGACCGTGCATGAAGTGGTGAACGGAGCGGGTTCGTTTCCGCACGTTGCGATTGGCTGCATCCCCGCCGGAACGGGAAACGACTTTGTCCGCGGTTTCCGTCTTGCCCGAAAACCGAAACAGGCGCTCCAACGACTGTTGAGTGACGTTCGATCCGGCAAGGATTTGGCTTTCGATCTCGGCCGTTTTGCCAGCAGCGCCGTGCCCGACGGCGTGTTTGCCAACAGCATCGGCTGCGGTTTTGACGCCCATATCGCCCGCATGGCCAACCGTTCAAAATGGAAAGGGAGGCTGAATCGTTTTGGACTCGGTTCGTTCATTTATGTGTTTTATTTAGTAAGAGAGTTGTTTCGCTATCAACCGGTTGACCTTGATATTTGTGTGGATGGACAGAATTATTCGTTTTTGAAGGCCTGGCTGGCAACGGTTTCGAATCACCCATACTACGGTGGGGGAATGCGCATCGCTCCGTCCGTCCGGGCCGATGACGGCTTGCTTCATGTGACGGTCGTCGGGCCGATGCCGCGTTGGAAAATTCTTGCGCTGTTTTTAACCGTATTTTGGGGCGGGCATGTACGAATGAAAGAAGTTTGCGTGTTCACTGGTCGGAACGTGCGCATCCGCCCTGCCGCTCCTGTCCCGATCCACGCGGATGGCGAGGATGCAGGAGAAGGGGAAGTATTTGCTTGGATTGAGCCGGGGCGTTTGCGGGTCATTGGCGTGAAAACGAGGTGAGTGATTCACTCGTATACTGCAAGTAGACGTAAGGAGGGCGAGGCATGGGGAAGCACTGTTGGCTTTGCCCTGCGCGATGGATTGCTGGCGGCAATCAAAGCGCATTTGATTATTCGCTATGGCATCGAGGCGTTTGACCGAGCGATTGTGATTCGCGAAGTGATTAGCTGGGGATTTACGATCCTCTATGTTTTGGGGTTTATTAGAATTTCGAATATTCTGAATGACGGAAGCAAGAGCAAGGAAGCGAGCGGTTAAGGCGGAGGTGAAAGAACAATGGAACGACGATGTCCATTATTGTCAAGGAGAAAGGGCTGTTTCCCGTTCGCTTCGGAAAACAGCCCTTGCTTTAGCAACAGCTTCAAAAACGGAACTTATTTTTTGTTCTTTTCTTCCTTGTCTTGTTTTCTATGGGCCGGCGAATGGTCGTTTTTCACCTGCGGTTTGGCTGTTTGTTTCGGAGGTTGTGAAACAGAGACAGAGGCGCGGAACGCTGCTTGCTGCTTTCCGGCTGCCGCTGCTTGATGTTCCCGGCCGTTTGCTTTGGCGCTCGCGGCGACACCTTGGCGGACACTGCCCTTTGCTTCCGCTTTTATGGCTCGCGTCAGCGACGATTTCGTGTCTGCTTTGGCGGCGGTGTTCGTTTGTTCATCTAGACGAACCGCTGTATCGTCTTCCACCGGTGCAGCGGCTGGCTTTTCTGTTTCGATGGATTCAGGAGCCGTTGGTGCGCTCTCGTTTTTCGCTTCCTCCGTTTCGCCGGCCGGTGCTGTCGGTGCTGTTTGTTCATCGCCTATTTCCTCTACTTGGCTGCTTTGTTCTGCCTGTTTCGCCAGCCGCTTTTCGATTTTATTTTCCAGTTTTTGTTTCGCTTTTTCAATGTTGCGGGCGAGCACCTCTTTGGCGCGCGGGTTTTTCACCCGTTCAAGTGCGGCTTGCAAGGCCGTGATGTTTTGCGAAAATTTTTCTTCCAGCTGTTGGCGCAATGCTTCGGCATCAGGTTTTGCGGTTTCCCCGCTTGGTTCATCCGCTTGTTTTGTTTTTTCATACACATTCCATGCTTGATCTTGTTGTTTCAGGGCATTGGCGAGCACTTCTTTTGCTTGCTCGACGTCTCCGCGTTCAAGCAGCGCCTTTGCTTCGGCTAGCCGCTCTTCAGCGAATTCAGCGAGCCGTTTCGCCTTTTCCGCATCGTCAAACGTGAGGGCAAGTTCGATTTTTTCCATCATGGTTTTGACAAAGTAGAAAAAGTCGCCTGGCAACAAAACCGGGACGTCGTGGTTGACACCGGCATCTGCTTCGGTTGCCGTGTTGCCGTCTGTTTTCCCCTCGATTCCTGTGCTGGCGAACACCGCCGGGCTGTAAGGAGTGAGCGCAACAGCAGCGGCAAGTGCGCTTGTTGATAGTATGCGAGGGAGCGAAAATCGCTTGTTCATCACCATCGTTCCTCCTTTTGCTTTGGGTTTCGTTATAACGTTTTCGCAGTTGACCCGTCTGTTTTCGACTGTAGGCGCGAAAAATCAGGCGAAAGAAGCAGAAAAATAGGAAAGAAAGGGAAACGGTGAGATTCCCTTCACGGTTTGGCAGTTAGCCGCCTGTTTGGTATAATGGAAACAAGTTTGGTAACGACGATATCCAAGGCGACTCCTGCCAATCCGTTTGGTGGGAGTTTGTTTTTGCGATGAGCGCCTAGTGGGGCTGACGGGATAAGGGGGCACCGGCCAATGCCATGCCGGGCGAAAACGAAAGGAGCAAACCGGTCATGACGGAGCGGGTGGATGACATTGTTGATGTTTGTTTATTAGCGGGAAAATTGATGCTTGAAAGCGGTGGGGAGACGTACCGGGTGGAAGATACGATGGGGCGTATCGCCGCTTCGTTCGGTGTTTCCCGCTCACACAGCTATGTGACCCCAACGGGCATCATGTTTTCCGTTGAGGGAACGAATGTAACACGGTTTATTCGCATTTCCGAGCGTTCGACCGATTTATCCAAGGTGGCGCTTGTCAACCACATTTCCCGCCGCATCAGCAGCGGCGAACTGTCGCTCGACGGAGCGCGCAAAGAACTGGAACGCGTTCAGCAGCTGCCACTCGGTTATCCGCTTTGGCAGCAAACCGCTGCCGCAGCGGCGGCGAGCGCTTGTTTTGCCTCGCTGTTAGGCGGCATGAATCATTTTCTCCCTTCCCTTCTTTCTGGTGGAATGGCGTTTTGGTGTTTTGAAATGATGCATCGGTTCGTGAAAATCCGATTCTTCGCTGAATTTTTTGCCGCTTTTGTCGCCGGTGGGATCGTGCTGTTGATGGAAAGGGCCGGATTTGTCAGGGACGTAGGAAACATGATGATTGGCTCGGTGATGCCGCTCGTGCCGGGGCTGGCGATTACCAATGCGGTGCGCGATTTAATGGCCGGCCATTTGATCGCCGGTTTGTCGCGCGGTGCTGAGGCGTTTTTAACCGCGTTTGCGATCGGCACCGGCATTGCCTTTATTTTATCGATTCGTTAGCAGGGAGTTACCGATGATGATTGTGCAGCTGTTGCTTAGCTTTGTGGCGTCATCGCTGTTTGGCGTCATTTTCAATATTCCGAAACGATTGCTGCCGCACAGCGGATTTGTCGGCATGAGCGGCTGGGCGATGTATATGGCCGCCGCCCGGTCGGGGGTGGACGGTGTCGCCGCCACGTTTGCAGCGGCGTTTTTCGTCGCTTTTGTAAGCAACGGGTTCGCCCGCCGCTATCGAACGCCGGCGACGATTTTTATCGTCTCTGGCATTATTCCCCTTGTGCCGGGCGGAACAGCGTTTGAGGCGATGCGCCATGTTGTCATGAACGATTACAATGCGGCCATTTCACTAGCGGCAAAAGCGTTCATGATTTCTGGGGCGATTGCGATGGGGCTCATTTTTTCTGAGGTCGTCAACCAACTGGTCAAGCGCCGCCCTTAACTGCGTGTAGTTGTTTTTTCCAATCATTTGCCTATCGTTGTATTTGTTTGCTTGAATATTATAATGAATATAACCATGTTTTTTCTATTGATTTTAAACAGCGGGGGAGAGCGGGATGAAAGAAATTGTTCAGCAGATGAAAGCGGAGCTATGGGAGATTTTCGATCACCTTCATCGTCATCCAGAAATCAGTTGGGAAGAGTGGCAAACGACCGAATTTCTCCGCCGAGAGTTGGAGCGCGAAGGGTATCAGGTGCGGACGTTTGCCGATTGTCCGGGTGTGGTGGCGGAAATCGGCGCCGGGCCGTTTACGGTTGGGGTGCGCAGCGATATGGACGCCCTTTGGCAAGAAGTGAACGGCGTTTGGCAGCCGAACCATGCGTGCGGGCATGATGCCCACATGACGATCGTGCTCGGGGTGGCGAAACTGCTTCGCCGCATCGGCTATGAGCCGCCGGGGACGCTGCGGTTTTTGTTCCAGCCGGCTGAGGAAAAAGGCACGGGGGCGCTGAAGATGATCGAAAAAGGAGCGGCTGATGGCCTAACGTTTTTGTACGGCGTTCATTTGCGCCCAATTCAAGAGGTAAAAGGCGGT
Above is a window of Geobacillus thermoleovorans DNA encoding:
- a CDS encoding family 1 encapsulin nanocompartment shell protein, which produces MDKTKLYPEAPLTSSQWGELDELVIETARRQLVGRRFIDLYGPLGEGVQSVANDIYMNPEQGDMSFHGKELSLSEPARRVHLTIPLLYKDFILYWRDIEQAKQLGSPIDFSAAANAAQQCALLEDDLIFNGSTEFDVPGIMNVKGKIAHIRSDWMKSGNAFTDVVEARNKLLQLGHTGPYALVLSPELYALIHRVHEGTHVLEIEHIRELMTAGIYQTPVIKGKRGVVIDTGRQNIDLAVAADMQTAFLDTENMNYLFRVYESVVPRIKRPSAICTLEDPNESA
- the murB gene encoding UDP-N-acetylmuramate dehydrogenase gives rise to the protein MEHAEQIYQRLVEICGERNVLRDEPMKNHTLVRIGGKADFLVWPETYEQVIEVLRLKEEYGLPFTLLGNGSNVIIRDGGLRGIVMQLKHLNRIWREGNNVIAQSGADIKAVSRFALEQHLTGLEFACGIPGSVGGAIMMNAGAYGGEVKDVLDHVKVATLAGELKTLKNEELELGYRTSLISRTHDIVLEVVFALRPGDYAQIKAKMDDLTFQRESKQPLEYPSVGSVFKRPPGYFAGKLIQDSGLQGKGFGGAEVSTKHAGFIINKNNATAADYIATIEMVRKTVKEKFGVDLELEVKIIGEE
- a CDS encoding 2Fe-2S iron-sulfur cluster-binding protein; this translates as MGKTFTVGSLKPAVRPSERSISAAPPKPDGPSAVRPSVIQIEQKGKTFTVQPAPGVSLLDAALGQGVLLDHKCKKGTCGRCMVTVLAGAHLLAPKTRREREKTDQPAKRLACQTQIQ
- a CDS encoding IMEF encapsulin system ferritin-like cargo protein, producing the protein MYDTLAEVSAILGRSKEALSQFQAILEPTIEKAADDHERLYWHHIYEEEEHRFDRLTALLPKLEEALADEAFLSRENGDFLRLLQDISLEKFGLHNFLEHLDLSLFHYKGTEHEPPITALRDMTAADYQRMKAALETLNRALDAPVSLAASVPTDEKEHQKDHLKLAQYAVPPSDPAPVRPSIGTRRQLTVGSLKHG
- a CDS encoding HD domain-containing protein, whose translation is MRTVTLTDVFAHPIAQKYLKRSGLAHAITAAYHAYHLALRHGVNVDLATKAALLHDIGHYTWYKNGRWDYEQYRQNDIHAIKGAERAHKLLIRLGEHPQNAKEIALAILLHTDSYLPDGEWKRTPLQAIVKWADEADEEPGGRHHYRTISDDLAWKKIRQLDELVSRQHAQKWLGDII
- a CDS encoding diacylglycerol/lipid kinase family protein encodes the protein MNLYFIINPAAKNGRSVSIWKQLQPLLDREGIAYQAYWTSRKGEGKEIARRIGEESVEPTVIAAVGGDGTVHEVVNGAGSFPHVAIGCIPAGTGNDFVRGFRLARKPKQALQRLLSDVRSGKDLAFDLGRFASSAVPDGVFANSIGCGFDAHIARMANRSKWKGRLNRFGLGSFIYVFYLVRELFRYQPVDLDICVDGQNYSFLKAWLATVSNHPYYGGGMRIAPSVRADDGLLHVTVVGPMPRWKILALFLTVFWGGHVRMKEVCVFTGRNVRIRPAAPVPIHADGEDAGEGEVFAWIEPGRLRVIGVKTR
- a CDS encoding ribonucleotide-diphosphate reductase subunit beta, which translates into the protein MTIGLVKRPIMDPEAPNRSTGIINGRCSNVLNWDDIAYPWAYAKYKRMLANFWTPFEINMAQDVKQFPQLTDREQDAFLKIIGLLALLDSIQTDYAGRVADYITDPSINALMIMLAQQEVIHNHSYSYVLSSLVPKAKQDEVFDFWRNEPTLRKRNDFVTNGYKAFAEEPNVENLLRSIVFDVILEGLFFYSGFAFFYNLARQQKMVATSTMINYINRDEHIHVDLFAKIFKEVLNEYPEYRTPELSDFVRETFTKAAELEIEWAGEIIGNDIDGIDLADLEAYIKFYANVRAHQLGFDRPFDGYRTNPLRWIKAYEEVDLGKSDFFEQKPRQYTKVQVDNGFDEL
- a CDS encoding threonine/serine exporter family protein, with protein sequence MTERVDDIVDVCLLAGKLMLESGGETYRVEDTMGRIAASFGVSRSHSYVTPTGIMFSVEGTNVTRFIRISERSTDLSKVALVNHISRRISSGELSLDGARKELERVQQLPLGYPLWQQTAAAAAASACFASLLGGMNHFLPSLLSGGMAFWCFEMMHRFVKIRFFAEFFAAFVAGGIVLLMERAGFVRDVGNMMIGSVMPLVPGLAITNAVRDLMAGHLIAGLSRGAEAFLTAFAIGTGIAFILSIR
- a CDS encoding DUF5667 domain-containing protein — translated: MNKRFSLPRILSTSALAAAVALTPYSPAVFASTGIEGKTDGNTATEADAGVNHDVPVLLPGDFFYFVKTMMEKIELALTFDDAEKAKRLAEFAEERLAEAKALLERGDVEQAKEVLANALKQQDQAWNVYEKTKQADEPSGETAKPDAEALRQQLEEKFSQNITALQAALERVKNPRAKEVLARNIEKAKQKLENKIEKRLAKQAEQSSQVEEIGDEQTAPTAPAGETEEAKNESAPTAPESIETEKPAAAPVEDDTAVRLDEQTNTAAKADTKSSLTRAIKAEAKGSVRQGVAASAKANGREHQAAAAGKQQAAFRASVSVSQPPKQTAKPQVKNDHSPAHRKQDKEEKNKK
- a CDS encoding threonine/serine exporter family protein, with protein sequence MMIVQLLLSFVASSLFGVIFNIPKRLLPHSGFVGMSGWAMYMAAARSGVDGVAATFAAAFFVAFVSNGFARRYRTPATIFIVSGIIPLVPGGTAFEAMRHVVMNDYNAAISLAAKAFMISGAIAMGLIFSEVVNQLVKRRP